The Chryseolinea soli genome contains a region encoding:
- the rpoB gene encoding DNA-directed RNA polymerase subunit beta — translation MTKKTINDRIDFSSSERVLDYPDFLDLQLQSFKDFLQIETPAEKRQNEGLYKVFAENFPISDSRENFVLEFVDYTIDPPKYNVDECIDRGLTFSVPLKAKLRLTCNDEDNEDFETIEQEVFLGNIPYMTEKGSFVINGAERVIVSQLHRSPGVFFAMSKHTNGTKLYSARIIPFKGSWIEFATDVNAVMYAYIDRKKKFPVTTLLRAIGYGSDKDILDLFGLSEEVEATKNTLKKVVDRKLAARVLKTWTEDFVDEDTGEVVSIDRNEVLLERDHTLSAEDVDVILDSGVKSIILHRDDINIADYHIIFNTLAKDTSNSEKEAVEYIYRQLRNTEAPDEQTARDIIQSLFFSEKRYDLGEVGRYRINKKLGLDLSFDHRVLTKDDIILIVKYLIGLINSKAVVDDIDHLSNRRVRTVGEQLYSQFGVGLARMARTIKERMNVRDNEEFKPVDLINARTLSSVINSFFGTNQLSQFMDQTNPLAEITHKRRMSALGPGGLSRERAGFEVRDVHYTHYGRLCTIETPEGPNIGLISSLCVHAKVNKMGFIETPYRKVENGKVKVKEPVIFLTAEEEDTHYIAQAKVPIKPTGEFLDEKIKARFEGDFPVIEPKDLRYMDIAPNQIVSVAASMIPFLEHDDANRALMGSNMQRQAVPLIRPEAPIVGTGLEGRVALDSRALILAEGPGVVEFVDAKKITIKYEVTEEQQLASFDDEFKTYSLIKFRRTNQDTCINLTPLVRKGQKVEKGQPLCQGYATQNGELALGRNLLVAYMPWQGYNFEDAIVISERVVRDDVYTSIHIEEFELEVRDTKRGEEELTSEIPNVSEEAVKHLDENGIIRIGAEVREGDILIGKITPKGETDPTPEEKLLRAIFGDKAGDVKDASLKAPPSLKGVVIETKLFSRPKRDKDVRTKSKKELDALKNKYSKQLAELREEMIKKLAHLLNGKTSNGVKHKFGDELISKGVKISAKVIDNNLFPDKNIYRDESNYNVPEEVNLIADISLENWTSDEHTNDLVAQTVKNYLLKRNSYAGEFKRERFTLEVGDELPTGIVQLAKVYVAKKRKLKVGDKMAGRHGNKGVVARIVREEDMPFLLDGTPVDICLNPLGVPSRMNLGQIYETVLAWAGHKLGKKYATPIFDGATLDQVQAELKEAGLPEYGRTYLYDGLTGEKFDQPVTVGMAYMLKLGHLVDDKMHARSIGPYSLITQQPLGGKAQFGGQRFGEMEVWAIEAFGASHILQEILTIKSDDVIGRAKAYEAIVKGENMRKPNIPESFNVLVHELRGLALEITMD, via the coding sequence TTGACAAAGAAGACTATAAACGATAGGATCGATTTCTCTTCAAGCGAGAGAGTCCTTGACTATCCTGATTTTCTGGATCTTCAACTCCAGTCTTTCAAAGATTTCTTACAGATTGAAACGCCTGCCGAGAAACGGCAGAACGAAGGCCTTTACAAGGTTTTTGCTGAGAACTTCCCCATTAGCGACTCGCGCGAGAACTTCGTACTCGAATTCGTAGACTATACCATCGATCCTCCCAAATACAATGTGGACGAGTGTATCGATAGAGGCTTGACGTTCTCCGTACCCCTGAAAGCAAAGCTTCGTCTCACCTGTAACGACGAAGACAACGAAGATTTCGAAACCATCGAACAAGAAGTGTTCCTCGGCAATATCCCGTATATGACCGAGAAAGGCTCTTTTGTGATCAATGGTGCCGAACGCGTTATCGTATCGCAGCTTCACCGTTCCCCCGGCGTGTTCTTTGCCATGAGCAAGCACACCAACGGAACGAAATTGTACTCTGCCCGGATCATCCCCTTCAAAGGATCGTGGATCGAATTCGCGACAGACGTGAACGCCGTGATGTATGCCTACATCGACCGTAAAAAGAAATTCCCCGTAACTACACTGCTCCGCGCCATTGGTTATGGTTCCGATAAAGATATCCTCGACCTCTTCGGCCTGTCTGAAGAAGTGGAGGCGACCAAAAACACCCTCAAGAAGGTAGTAGACCGCAAACTGGCTGCCCGCGTTTTGAAGACCTGGACGGAAGACTTTGTGGATGAAGATACCGGTGAAGTGGTGTCGATCGATCGTAACGAAGTGTTGCTGGAACGCGACCACACCCTGTCGGCCGAAGATGTGGATGTGATCCTGGACAGCGGCGTGAAGTCGATCATCCTGCACCGCGACGATATCAACATCGCCGACTACCACATCATTTTCAATACGCTGGCCAAGGATACTTCCAACTCTGAAAAAGAAGCTGTGGAGTACATATACCGCCAGTTGAGAAATACCGAAGCTCCCGATGAACAAACGGCCCGCGATATCATCCAAAGCCTGTTCTTCAGCGAGAAACGCTATGACTTGGGTGAAGTAGGACGCTACCGGATCAACAAGAAGCTCGGTCTCGACCTCAGCTTCGATCACCGCGTATTGACCAAAGACGATATCATCCTGATCGTAAAATACCTTATCGGCCTCATCAACTCGAAAGCTGTAGTGGACGACATCGACCACTTGAGCAACCGTCGCGTGAGAACCGTAGGGGAGCAGTTGTATTCGCAGTTTGGCGTTGGTCTGGCCCGTATGGCCCGCACCATCAAAGAAAGAATGAACGTTCGCGACAACGAAGAATTCAAGCCCGTTGATTTGATCAACGCGCGCACGTTGTCGTCGGTGATCAACTCGTTCTTTGGAACCAACCAGCTGTCGCAGTTCATGGACCAAACCAACCCGCTGGCCGAGATCACGCACAAGCGTAGAATGTCGGCACTCGGTCCCGGTGGTCTTTCCCGCGAACGCGCAGGCTTCGAAGTTCGTGACGTACACTACACGCACTACGGACGCCTCTGTACCATCGAAACCCCGGAAGGTCCGAACATCGGTTTGATCTCGTCCCTCTGCGTTCACGCAAAAGTGAACAAGATGGGCTTTATCGAAACGCCTTACCGCAAGGTGGAGAATGGCAAAGTGAAAGTAAAAGAGCCCGTGATCTTCCTCACGGCCGAAGAAGAAGATACGCACTACATCGCGCAAGCAAAAGTGCCCATCAAGCCTACCGGCGAATTCCTTGACGAAAAGATCAAGGCACGTTTTGAAGGTGACTTCCCTGTGATCGAGCCGAAAGACTTGCGTTACATGGACATCGCTCCTAACCAGATCGTGTCGGTGGCCGCTTCGATGATCCCCTTCCTCGAGCACGACGATGCTAACCGTGCCCTGATGGGTTCGAACATGCAACGTCAGGCTGTGCCGCTGATCAGACCTGAAGCACCTATCGTAGGTACAGGTTTGGAAGGCCGCGTAGCCCTCGACTCGCGCGCATTGATCCTTGCAGAAGGACCTGGCGTTGTGGAGTTTGTAGATGCGAAGAAGATCACCATCAAATACGAAGTAACGGAAGAGCAACAACTCGCCAGCTTCGACGATGAGTTCAAGACCTATAGCCTGATCAAGTTCAGAAGAACCAACCAGGATACCTGTATCAACCTGACGCCGCTCGTAAGAAAAGGCCAGAAGGTAGAGAAAGGCCAGCCGCTGTGCCAGGGTTATGCAACCCAGAATGGCGAGCTCGCCCTGGGACGCAACCTGCTCGTGGCCTACATGCCTTGGCAAGGTTACAACTTCGAGGATGCGATCGTAATCTCCGAGCGTGTGGTGCGCGACGACGTTTATACTTCGATCCACATCGAAGAATTTGAACTCGAAGTGCGCGACACCAAACGCGGTGAAGAAGAACTTACGTCGGAAATCCCGAACGTGAGCGAAGAAGCCGTGAAGCACCTCGACGAGAACGGTATCATCCGCATCGGCGCAGAAGTAAGAGAAGGCGATATCCTCATCGGTAAGATCACCCCTAAAGGTGAAACCGACCCTACGCCGGAAGAGAAACTGCTCCGCGCCATCTTCGGCGACAAAGCCGGCGATGTGAAAGATGCATCCCTCAAGGCACCCCCGTCATTGAAAGGCGTGGTGATTGAAACGAAACTCTTCTCGCGTCCGAAACGCGATAAGGATGTTCGCACCAAGTCGAAGAAAGAACTGGATGCGCTGAAGAACAAGTACAGCAAGCAATTGGCCGAACTCCGCGAGGAAATGATCAAGAAACTTGCTCACCTGTTGAACGGCAAGACCAGCAACGGTGTGAAGCATAAATTCGGTGATGAACTCATCAGCAAGGGTGTGAAGATCTCTGCGAAAGTGATCGACAACAACCTGTTCCCTGATAAGAATATCTACCGCGACGAAAGCAATTACAACGTTCCTGAAGAAGTGAACCTGATTGCTGACATCAGCCTGGAGAACTGGACCAGCGACGAGCACACCAACGACCTGGTGGCTCAGACGGTGAAGAACTACTTGCTGAAGCGCAACTCGTACGCCGGCGAATTCAAACGCGAACGTTTCACGCTGGAAGTAGGCGACGAACTCCCTACGGGCATCGTGCAATTGGCAAAAGTATATGTAGCGAAAAAGCGCAAGCTTAAAGTAGGGGATAAGATGGCCGGTCGCCACGGTAACAAGGGTGTTGTAGCGCGTATCGTACGCGAAGAAGACATGCCTTTCCTGTTGGACGGAACTCCGGTAGACATCTGCTTGAACCCGCTGGGTGTACCTTCACGGATGAACTTGGGTCAGATCTACGAAACGGTGTTGGCATGGGCCGGCCACAAGCTGGGCAAAAAATATGCAACCCCGATCTTCGACGGAGCAACCCTGGATCAGGTGCAAGCCGAATTGAAAGAAGCCGGCCTGCCGGAATACGGACGGACGTATTTGTACGACGGTCTCACCGGCGAGAAATTCGACCAACCCGTAACGGTAGGTATGGCCTACATGCTGAAGCTCGGTCACTTGGTTGACGATAAGATGCACGCCCGTTCCATCGGACCCTATTCCCTCATCACACAGCAACCGCTCGGTGGTAAGGCACAATTCGGTGGTCAGCGCTTTGGTGAAATGGAGGTTTGGGCAATCGAGGCATTCGGTGCTTCGCACATCCTCCAGGAAATCCTTACCATCAAGTCCGACGACGTGATTGGTCGCGCCAAGGCATACGAAGCGATTGTGAAAGGCGAGAACATGCGCAAACCGAATATTCCTGAGTCGTTCAACGTGTTGGTGCACGAGCTCAGAGGTCTGGCGCTTGAGATCACCATGGATTAA
- the rplL gene encoding 50S ribosomal protein L7/L12 translates to MADIKALGDQLVELTVKEVNELASYLKETYGIEPAAAAVVAGPSSSGPGAPAAEEKTNFDVVLKAAGANKLQIVKLVKELTGLGLKEAKDMVDGAPKTIKEGLPKDEAENLKKQLVEAGAEVELK, encoded by the coding sequence ATGGCCGACATTAAAGCACTCGGAGATCAACTTGTTGAACTCACTGTTAAAGAAGTAAACGAACTCGCTTCTTACCTGAAAGAAACCTATGGCATTGAACCTGCTGCTGCAGCTGTTGTAGCTGGTCCTTCATCTTCAGGCCCAGGTGCTCCCGCCGCTGAAGAGAAAACTAACTTCGACGTAGTGTTGAAGGCAGCTGGTGCTAACAAACTGCAAATCGTGAAATTGGTGAAAGAACTTACCGGCCTTGGCTTGAAAGAAGCTAAAGACATGGTAGATGGCGCTCCCAAAACTATCAAAGAAGGCTTGCCTAAGGACGAAGCAGAAAACCTTAAGAAGCAACTCGTTGAGGCTGGTGCCGAAGTAGAGTTGAAGTAA
- the rplJ gene encoding 50S ribosomal protein L10: MTREEKAQIIDELSAKFADNAHFYITDASGFTVEQVNNFRRMCFKSGVEYRVYKNTLIQKALERQEGVDYSPLFATLKGFSGVIFSKEVGNTPAKVITEFRKKLEGKPVLKGASIESALFIGDENLKTLTELKSKNELIGEVISLLQSPAKNVVSALLSGKNTVAGLVKALEERGTK, encoded by the coding sequence ATGACCAGAGAAGAAAAAGCACAGATTATAGACGAACTTTCTGCAAAGTTTGCCGACAACGCCCACTTCTATATTACCGACGCTTCGGGCTTCACCGTAGAACAGGTAAACAATTTTAGAAGAATGTGCTTCAAGAGCGGTGTGGAATACAGAGTGTACAAAAACACGCTGATCCAGAAAGCCCTTGAAAGACAAGAAGGTGTCGACTACTCTCCTTTGTTTGCAACGTTGAAAGGTTTCTCGGGAGTTATCTTCTCCAAAGAAGTCGGCAACACGCCCGCCAAGGTGATCACTGAGTTTCGCAAGAAGCTTGAAGGCAAACCCGTACTGAAAGGTGCATCTATCGAGTCCGCCCTGTTTATCGGGGACGAGAACTTAAAAACGCTGACCGAGCTGAAGTCCAAAAACGAGCTCATCGGCGAAGTTATTTCCTTGCTGCAATCGCCTGCCAAGAATGTTGTCTCTGCGCTGCTTAGCGGCAAGAACACCGTGGCCGGCTTGGTGAAAGCCCTGGAAGAACGCGGAACTAAATAA